The following DNA comes from Phycisphaerae bacterium.
GTCCATTCGCTCGTAGACCTCAACCCCGAGATCGAAATCCTTGTTGTCCGGGTTCAGATGGTGATAGCCGATCAGCCGGGTGTGGCCCGCCCACAGGAACGAGCCGATCGGATGCACGCCCTGGGGGTGTTTGGCTTCCAGATCGCCCCAGCCGTCGGGAATATGCGCCTGGGCAAAGCACTGCCTCTGAAACGAAATCTCATTGAGCCCCTCTCCGGCCAGCACCAGCCCCGGCCGTACCGCCGCGAACTCCTCCTGCATCTGCCACATCCCTTCGATGGTGTTCATCCCCTGAACCTGGCCGTTGTCGGTGTTCCAGGTACACAGCGTCTGGTCGATGAACGCCGCGTCGGTCTCCATTTTCCCGCAGGTTTCCAGCAGAACATCGACGAGCTTGTCCCGCCACAGCCCCAGCCCGGGGTGGATGTAGGCCATCCGTGTGTAATCATACGTCTGCGGCGGCCAGTACCAGCCCTCGGGGCTGTTGAGGTCCACCGACCGAATCTGGAAGTCGCGAACCTCCTGAAAGAACGGGTGCTTCATCCAGATGGCGAAGTAGTTGAAATGCGGCATCACATGAAAGCCCATCTTACGAGCCTTGGCCATGTAACCCAGGCCCTTGTCGTTGGGCGTGTAGTCGGGGTAATTGACGTCGTACTTGTCGTTTCGCCAGTTGCCCGAAAGGTGGATAAGGGTCTCCTCAGGAGGATGAACCTCGGCCAGGGCGTCAAGGAATGCCTCGCTGCCGGCGTCCGCCCAGCAGACGGCCAGCGTGATCTTGTCCACCCACGCCGGTCGGTGCTTGCGTTTCTCGGCCAGGTCGTACGTCTTGTACAACCAGTCGCGGTATCGCGTGGCGGGCACTTTCCAGTCGCCTTTGTATGCGTTGATCCGCCACTCGATGCCCCCGGCCGTCCGGTTATCCCATAACGGCCCCGTCGGCTCGCTCTCAAAGCACAACTCGGTCTTCGGCCCGTTCCGCGTGACCCGAACGGCCTTGAACCGCATCTGAGTGTCTTCACAGTGCACCATCAGGCTCTCGCCATCCCGCTCGACCACCGCCAGTTGGGCACACCACTGGTAGGGCCACAGAAACCGCCCATTTCCCGGCCAAGGCTGGTGCGGCTTGAGTTGCATCCCGTTGACAACCGGCAGGATAACCGTGCTCTCAGCCGCAAACGGCACCCGCCAGCCAACCGAACGAAGCCCTCGCCGGCTGGACAATCCGTCCGGGGTGACGCGCACATCGTGCGTATCCGGGTCCACCGCCACCAAGAGCGAGCGGTGCGAATCATCCCCCTCGACCACGATTCGGGCGGCCAGAGCAGAAATCTCCCGAACGCTCACCCGCTGATGCTTGTCCTGCCCCAGGTTGTTGCCGTTCAGGTAAAACAGGTCCACCCCGTGCGCCGGAGGCTCTGGTCCAACAAACTGCACTTTGCCGTCCGCGCTGGTCAGGCTGACAACGGCCATGCCATTGAACACCGCCTCCACTGTCGCCGTCCGCACCGTCAGCTTGTTTCCGTCAACTGAGACCCCCGGCTCGGCTCCCGCAACAACCGAGACCCGCGCCAGAATCAGGAAAGAGGCTGCCAAAACGCAACATCGTCGCATCGAAACCTCCGTTTCGCTTGGAGAACCCGCCGGTTCCAAACAGGGTTATGGCTTGAGCGGACCTATTATTGACCATGTCACCCGGCAGCACCAGCCGGCAGAGCGGCCCGAAAGACCAATGCCAGACCACTCATTCCAGTGATTGCACCCATGACGGATTTCCGATGCTCGTGAAAATAGCCTCGATGTCTGGCTGCGGACCGCCGTACACCTCGAACAGCGCCGGGCCAACGGGTGGACTTGCGCTCTCTGAAGACGGATGACTTGCGATTTCTTCCGCGACAGGGTAGAAGCGAGACTTCAGGACGGTGGCACGACGGGCTCCGGAACAAGAAACGGTGAAAAGGCGTCTGCGAGGCAGGAAAGCGTTGCGACAACTCTGGCCGGGATCTGTGGCTGGGCGCCTCTGTTGGTCAGTTTTAGTCTGCGCATTATTGGTCACGCGTCCGACAGTCTCGGCCGCACTCGCCACCCAGTCGGCCCCGTCTTCCAGTCCTGCTGCTTCCGATGCCGTGACGCTGGCCGAGCTGGTCCTCAAGATCGCCGGGCAAAGCGATCCTAAGGTACGCCGCGAGGCCGCCGTCCAGATTCTAAGACTCAACTCGCCTGAAGGCGTGCAGGCTCTACTGCCCATACTCGCAAGCAGCAACAACGAAGCCGCCAAACTGGCGGTCTGCGAGGCCATCGCGGAAGTCCGCAGCAAGGATTCTCTTTTCCGGCAGCCCCTGCTATCCCTGCTGGATCATAAGGAGCCCACGCTTCGTGAAGCGGCAGTGGCGGCGCTGGCCGGCTACAGGGGCGACGTCGTTGTCGATCAGCGACTCGCGGAGATCGACCGGCAACTCGTCATCGACGAATGGGTGACCCTGGCTCGCGAGTTCTATACGTTGCTTCCCACCGACGCCGACCGCACCGAGAGACTGAAGCTCTGGCTGGCCTCACGACGTTCATTCGTGCGTGAAACCGCGCTGGAGGCCATCTATCAGGCCCTCAAGAAGAGACAGGTCGAGCCTGCCCCCGTGATCCTTGCCCAATTGCGGACCATGATCGACGACCCCGAAGAGTCGGTCCGCAGGAAGGTAATCGAAATCCTTCGCGACCTGCGGCAGCCGGAAGACTCCCATCTGCTCGAAGAACGGCTGGCCAAGGAGGAATCACCCGCCACCAAGGAACTGATCTACCACGCGCTGGGCTACCTGCAGAATCCCGCGTCGATCCCCGTTTGTCTCAAGGGACTTCAGGATCCTGCGGATTCCGTCGCGGCCAAGGCCGCCGGAGCCCTGGCATCTCTGATCGAATTTGCCAAATCCTCGACGGGTACTGTCGATATCCAACCTGTCACCCGGGCCCTGCTCCAACGAGCCGAGGCGGGCCTCGGAGACGATAAGCTTCGGGCCGCGGTGATCGACGCCATGGCCAGTATTGCCGCCCCCGAGTTTCTCGATGTCCTCGTCAAATACGCGGGCTCAGACGAGTATGTCCCGGCTATCCGCCAGTCAGCCATCCGCGGAATCGGCGCCGCCGGCAAACCCGCCGAGGACCGATTGCCTCTCGTCATCGACCGACTGGCCGTCGAACAAGACCCCGGTGTCCGCGAGGCCGCAGTGACCGCCCTCGGCCACTTGGGTAGCCGACCGGAACATCTCGTTCCCTTAAGAACGCGGCTTGATCCCAAGGTCGAGCTTTCCGTCGCAGTTCAGAAGAAAGCCTGGGAAGCGTATCAGGCGGTCTTCATGAGGATGATCCCTAAGGATCGCATGCAGGTCATCTCCACCTACCCGGACGAAGCAATTCGGCTGGTGGCCGAGGTTCAGCTTGCCCCCGAATCCCGTCAGGTCATCGCCGAGCAGGTTCTCGATTATGCCCGCGACAAGGCTAAGACCGATCCCCTGGGTGTCTTGGCCTTCCTTGATAGATTCTCTCAGGCGGTTCCACCCGATCGTCTCGGTCCCGCCTGGGCCGCAAGCTTGGCCGATCTCCGCAAGCAGATTCAGTCGACCACTCAGCCG
Coding sequences within:
- a CDS encoding DUF6259 domain-containing protein — protein: MRRCCVLAASFLILARVSVVAGAEPGVSVDGNKLTVRTATVEAVFNGMAVVSLTSADGKVQFVGPEPPAHGVDLFYLNGNNLGQDKHQRVSVREISALAARIVVEGDDSHRSLLVAVDPDTHDVRVTPDGLSSRRGLRSVGWRVPFAAESTVILPVVNGMQLKPHQPWPGNGRFLWPYQWCAQLAVVERDGESLMVHCEDTQMRFKAVRVTRNGPKTELCFESEPTGPLWDNRTAGGIEWRINAYKGDWKVPATRYRDWLYKTYDLAEKRKHRPAWVDKITLAVCWADAGSEAFLDALAEVHPPEETLIHLSGNWRNDKYDVNYPDYTPNDKGLGYMAKARKMGFHVMPHFNYFAIWMKHPFFQEVRDFQIRSVDLNSPEGWYWPPQTYDYTRMAYIHPGLGLWRDKLVDVLLETCGKMETDAAFIDQTLCTWNTDNGQVQGMNTIEGMWQMQEEFAAVRPGLVLAGEGLNEISFQRQCFAQAHIPDGWGDLEAKHPQGVHPIGSFLWAGHTRLIGYHHLNPDNKDFDLGVEVYERMD
- a CDS encoding HEAT repeat domain-containing protein produces the protein MTLAELVLKIAGQSDPKVRREAAVQILRLNSPEGVQALLPILASSNNEAAKLAVCEAIAEVRSKDSLFRQPLLSLLDHKEPTLREAAVAALAGYRGDVVVDQRLAEIDRQLVIDEWVTLAREFYTLLPTDADRTERLKLWLASRRSFVRETALEAIYQALKKRQVEPAPVILAQLRTMIDDPEESVRRKVIEILRDLRQPEDSHLLEERLAKEESPATKELIYHALGYLQNPASIPVCLKGLQDPADSVAAKAAGALASLIEFAKSSTGTVDIQPVTRALLQRAEAGLGDDKLRAAVIDAMASIAAPEFLDVLVKYAGSDEYVPAIRQSAIRGIGAAGKPAEDRLPLVIDRLAVEQDPGVREAAVTALGHLGSRPEHLVPLRTRLDPKVELSVAVQKKAWEAYQAVFMRMIPKDRMQVISTYPDEAIRLVAEVQLAPESRQVIAEQVLDYARDKAKTDPLGVLAFLDRFSQAVPPDRLGPAWAASLADLRKQIQSTTQPAPGAAAG